One Calliopsis andreniformis isolate RMS-2024a chromosome 9, iyCalAndr_principal, whole genome shotgun sequence genomic window carries:
- the LOC143183538 gene encoding uncharacterized protein LOC143183538: MCRRKNGGRDLWIDANLQNNSASHASPIWLANFLASTFDDAISSVWERTSTQTSSHAKLSPDLDDAIRTVCCFIGDTIGSVSSSFARFLIFIGSLIRDGTAGINASGGYDLLLC, from the exons ATGTGTCGAAGGAAGAACGGAGGCAGAGATCTTTGGATCGACGCCAATCTCCAGAATAACTCAGCGTCGCACGCGTCACCAATATGGCTG GCAAATTTCCTGGCATCGACGTTCGACGACGCTATATCGTCAGTCTGGGAACGTACTTCTACGCAAACCTCTAGTCACGCAAAACTATCACCAGATTTAGACGATGCCATTCGTACGGTCTGTTGTTTCATAGGCGACACGATCGGTAGTGTATCATCTTCGTTCGCGCGATTTCTAATATTTATTGGCTCTCTTATTCGCGATGGCACAGCTGGGATAAATGCGAGCGGCGGATACGATCTGTTGCTATGCTGA